One Clostridium cagae genomic window, TAATATCACAAAACTTGATGATAAAATAGAAAAACGAGTTCATTATGCATTTGATGAAAATTTAGGATATTTAACTACTTCTCCTACTAATTTAGGAACAGGAATGAGAGCATCTGTTAATATTCATTTGCCAGCTTTAAATTTTAATGATGAAATAAGTAATTTTAGTAAGGGACTAACTCAAATAGGTATGGATATGAAAGGCCTGTATGAAGAAGGAAATAAAGCTTATGGGAATATGTACAAAATATCTAATCAAGTTACATTAGGATTAACTGAAGAAGAAATAATTGATAACCTAAAAGGTGCAGTATTAAATGTTATTTCAGAAGAAAAGAAATTTAGAGAAGTATTATTAACAAAGTGCAAATATGATATAGAAGACAAAGTATTTAGAGCATATGGAATTTTAACTTCAGCTATTTTGTTAAGTGAAAAAGAGTGTACTGAATTATTATCTAGTGTGAGGTTTGGAGTTGAATTGTCTTTATTAGATATTTCAAAAAATAAGTTAAATAAATTATTAGTATATACTAGAGACTCATCACTTCAAAACTATTTAAAAAGAAAACTTTCAAATAAGGAACTTAATTATGAAAGAGCTAAATTTGTAAGAGCAATATTAGCTCAAAATTAAATAAGAATATAAGGGAGGGATTTTTTGAGTATGGATTTCAATAAATTTACAGAAAGAACTCAATCAATAATATTAGAAGCACAAATTGAATCACAAGAGTTTAAACATGGATATGTAGGTACAGAACATTTATTATTGGGTTTAGTAAAAGAAAAAGGACAGCAATCCAATATATTAAATGAATTTGGTATTGATGCTGAAATAGTAAGAGATATGATAAGTAGATATTTAGGCTATGGTGAATTACAAATGCCTGAAGATGATATATTATTAACACCTAGAGCAAAAAAACTTCTTGATGAAAGCTTTATGGAGGCTAAAAAATTTAGTCATAAAAATGTTAGTCCAGAACATATATTAATGGCATTGCTTAATCAAGAAGAAGGAATGGCATATACTATATTAAAAAATTTAAAATTAAATTTTAAGGAAATAAAAGATAAATTATTTATATTTTTAAATGGTCAGTATTCAGATGAAAATGAAGAAATTAAATCTCCAAGATCAGAAAAAACTAAAACTCCTATGTTAGATAAATACGGAAGAGATTTAACACAATTTGCAAGAGACGGTGGATTAGATCCTGTGATTGGAAGAGATTTAGAAAATCAAAGAGTTTTAGAAATATTATGTAGAAGGATAAAAAACAATCCTTGTTTAATAGGTGAACCTGGAGTTGGAAAAACAGCAGTAATTGAGGGGTTAGCACAAAGGATTGTAGAAGGTAATATTCCTGAAATACTAAGAGATAAGAGAATTGTTTCACTTGATTTGACTGCATTACTTGCAGGTGCCAAATATAGAGGTGAATTTGAAGATAGATTAAAAAAGGTAATGCTAGAAATAGAAAAAGATAAAAGCATTATAATATTCATAGATGAAATTCATACAATAATAGGTGCAGGAGCAGCTGAAGGTGCAATAGATGCTTCAAATATATTAAAACCAGCACTTTCTAGAGGCGAAATTCAATGTATAGGTGCAACAACTATAAATGAATATAGAAAACATATAGAAAAAGATTCTGCTTTAGAAAGAAGATTTCAACCTGTTAATGTTGGTGAGCCATCAAAAGATGAAACACTAATAATATTAAGAGGATTAAGAGAAAAGTATGAAGAACATCACAATGTTAACATTACAGATAAAGCATTAGAAGCTGCTGTTGAGTTATCTGATAGATATATTACAGATAGATTTATGCCAGACAAAGCTATTGATTTGATTGATGAGGCATGTGCTAAAGTTAGAATAAAAAATCTAATTCCACCTGCTAATTTAAAATCAATGGAAGATGAAATAAAAGAAACAACTAAAGAAAAAGAAGAATGTATTAGGGTTCAAGATTTTGAAAAAGCGGCAAATATGAGAGATATTGAAAATGACTTAAAAGAAGAATTAGAAGCACTTAGAAAAGAGTGGAGTGATAAAAATTCTAATAAGCAATTAAATGTAGATGAAGAAGATATAGCAGAAGTTGTATCATCTTGGACTAAAATACCTGCTAAAAAACTTACAGAAAAAGAAAGTGAAAAATTACTAAAACTTGAAAATATATTACAAAAAAGAGTTATAGGTCAAACTGAAGCAGTTGAATCTATAGCTAAGGCAGTAAGAAGAGCTAGAGTGGGAATAAAAGATCCTAATAGACCAATCGGAACGTTTATATTTTTAGGACCTACAGGTGTTGGTAAAACAGAACTTTCAAAAGCATTAGCTGAAACTATGTTTGGAGATGAAAATAGCATAATAAGAATAGATATGTCTGAATACATGGAAAGCAACTCAGTTTCTAAATTAATAGGTTCACCTCCAGGATATGTAGGATATGATGATGGAGGTCAATTAACAGAAGCAGTGAGGAGAAAGCCTTATTCAGTAGTACTTCTAGATGAAATTGAAAAAGCTCATCAAGATGTATTTAATATATTACTTCAAATTATGGAAGATGGGAGACTTACAGATTCCCATGGAAAAGTAGTTAATTTTAAAAATACAATAGTTATAATGACTTCTAATGTAGGAGCACATCAAATAAAAAAACAAAAAACAATTGGATTTAATACAAGTATTGATGAAAATTCAGAATATGAAAAGATGAAAGATAATGTTTTAGAAGAATTAAAGAGAAGCTTTAAACCAGAATTCTTAAATAGAATAGACGATACAATAGTATTCCATAAATTAAAAGAAGATGATCTTTTAGATATAGTTGATTTAATGTTAAAATCTATTACTAAAAGACTTGAAAATAAAGATATACACTTAAACTTTGAAAAAGATAGTAAAAAATTCTTAATTAATAAAAGAATTGATTTAAATTATGGAGCAAGACCATTAAGAAGAATTATTACTAAAGAAGTAGAAGATAAATTAAGTGAAGAGATACTTTTAGGTAATATAAAAATTGGAGATAGAATTAAAGTAAATGAATCAAAAGATAATTTAGTTTTCACAAAGCTAGATTAATAATTTAAAAAATTATCTTAAAATAACTTTAATGTATTTAGGTACATTAAAGTTATTTTTAAGATAGTTTTTTATTTTTTAGGAAATTATAAAAATATTAAATCTAGGGATAATTTCTAGAAGACTGCATTTTAAAGGCATGATGGGTATCTCTAAAGAACAAAAATAATAATTATTCATTAATAAGGTTTATTAATTAGGCATTACATGATAAAATTATAAATATAATAACTAATATAAGGGAATAATTAATTTATAGAGGTTTATTTAAGAAATAAGAGGTGGATTTTTATGGCTAAAGAAGAAAAAAGTATAGACTTAATTGTAATTGGTGCAGGTCCAGCAGGATTAGCAGCTGCAATTTATGGTGGTAGAGCGAAGTTAGATATGATAGTTTTAGAAGAAAGAATAATAGGTGGTCAAGTAAGAAATAGTTATACTATTGAAAATTATCCTGGTTTTGAAAAAATATCAGGAGCAGATTTAGCAGATATTTTTCAAAAACAAGTTGAATCATTAGGAGTAACTATAGATGAATTTGATTTAATAGAAAATTTAGTATTATCTGATGATGAGAAGATAGTAGAAACTGAAAGTTATATATATAAACCTAAAGCTATAATAATTGCCACAGGGGCTTCACCTAAAAAACTACCAGTTCCAGAGGAGACAAAGTATGAGGGCAAAGGTGTTCATTATTGTGCTGTTTGTGATGGTGCTATGTATGAAGGAAAAAGAATTGGAGTTGTAGGTGGCGGAAATTCAGCATTAGAAGAAGCAATATTTTTAACTAAATTTGCTGAAAAAGTATTTGTAATCAGAAGACATGATTATTTTAATGGAGAAAAATCTTTAATAGAAGAAGTGTTAAATCATCCTAAAATAGAGGTTTTATTTAATGAAGATTTAGTTCATTTAAGTGGTGAAAATTTTTTAGAAGAAGTAACTGTTAAAAATAAAAATACAGGTAAATTAAGTGAGTTAAAACTTGACGCAGTTTTTGGATATATTGGAACAGAGCCTAAAACAAATGGATTAGATAAATATTTAAAATTAAATGATTATGGCTACATAATTACAAATGAAGATATGGAAACTAAGATAAATGGTGTATACGCGGTAGGTGATGTTCGTGAAAAGAAGTATAGGCAAATAACTACAGCGGTTTCAGATGGGACAATAGCTTTATTAAATGCTGAAAAATACATAGTACAAAAGGAGAAATAATAATATGATAAAAATTTATTCAACATCATGGTGTCCTGCTTGTATAAAAGCAAAGAGATACTTTGACTTAAAAGGATTAAAATATGAAGAAATAAATGTTGCAGATAAACATGAGGATAGAGAAGAAGTATTTAAAGCATCAGGTCAAAGAAGTGTACCAGTAATAGATATATCAGGAAATATAATAGTAGGATTTGATAAAAAACGAATAGATGATTATGTAAATCGTTAGAATGATAAAAAGTTATAATTTTAAATTGTATGATATATTTTAGTTCGAAATTAATGAAAAAAATTATCTCTATAAATTCAAAATTATTATAGTTATTTTGAATTTAAAATTAAGATTTTTAAAAATATAATATAATATTTTAATAGTACATTAAAATATTAATAAAGATTCATATTATAAAATAAATAATAAAGACTTGGAAAATATAATTATTTATGTATTACCAAGTCTTTTTTATATTTATTAATGCAAATTTATTTGTTTAGGGCCTCATCTATAGAAGGTTTATCAAATCCAATGATAATAGTATTATTTATATCTAATACTGGTACGCCCATTTGTTTAGATTTTTTAACCATATCTTCTCTAGCAATCATATCTTCTTGAACATTTAGTTCTTCAAAATCAACACTTTTTGATTTTAAGTAATTTTTAACTTTAACACACCACGGACAAGAATCTGTAGTATAAACTTTTACCATAATAACACTCCTTAACTAATAATAACTATTGTTTAAAACATTATAATACTTAAGAAATAATATAGCAATTACTTTATAATATTATTATTTTCTAAATTAGAGTTTAAAACTAAATTAGAAAATTCATTTTGAGAATATGTATTGTCAAAATTATGTTGAAAAACATGCCCATCATTATCTCTTAATATATTTTTAGAAGGAAGTGTAACATTATTAAAAGAATCTTTAGTTATCATATTATCATCTCCTTAAATTATATAAATAGTTTTTGTAATGAATTGATTATTTATACAAAATAGGGTTTTAAATTAATGAAAAATTTTTGTTTAAATATAATGGTAAATTTAATTACTAAATTTGGATAATATTATTAATAAATAGTATTTTATTGAAAGTGTTGATTATAATTTTACTTAAAAGTCATAATTAATATTAAAATTTATGTTATTATAAAATTATTAATGAATATAGTGGTTGAATCTTAAAGCAAGAAAGGAATTTGTATGGCTAAAATAAAATCTACATATATATGTCAACAATGTGGATATGAAGCTCCTAAATGGTTGGGGAAATGTCCATCATGTAATAACTGGAATACTTTTAATGAAGAAATAAAAGATGACAGTAAAGTAGTAACTTCATTAAAAGCTAATAACATAGTACAAAATAACCAACCTAAAAATATAAGAGATATAAAATCTGGAGAAAAAGAAAGATATGATACAGGAATAAAAGAACTTAATAGAGTTTTAGGTGGTGGATTAGTTAGAGGATCATTAACTTTAATTTCAGGAGATCCTGGAATAGGAAAATCTACACTGCTATTACAAACAGCAAATAATATAGCTGTAAAATATGGTAAAGTTCTGTATGTATCTGGAGAAGAATCAGAAGAACAAATAAAAATTAGAGGAGACAGATTAGGTGTAAATAGTGAAAACTTATTTATAATATCTGAAACAAACTTAGACGCTATTTCAATATATATAGAACAAATTAATCCTAATTTTGTTATAATAGATTCAATTCAAACTGTATTTAAGGAGAGTGTTTCTTCAGCACCAGGTAGTGTATCTCAGGTTAAAGAATGTTCAAATACTATTATGAGAATGTGTAAAGGTAAAAACATACCATTTTTCCTAGTTGCACATGTAACCAAACAAGGTGAGTTAGCAGGTCCCAGAGTTTTAGAACATATGGTTGATACAGTTTTATATTTTGAAGGTGAAAGAACAGAAGAATATAGAATTTTAAGAACTATGAAGAATCGTTTTGGAACTACTAGTGAGATTGGCGTATTTGAAATGCAACAAGAAGGTCTAGTAGAAGTATTTGATCCATCAAAAATATTTTTAGAGGATACTAGTGCTAATCAAGAAGGTTCTGTAGTTGTTGGAATTATGGAAGGTACTAGACCTATTTTAATAGAAATTCAAGCATTGGTAAGTGAAACTAAGGCTCCAATGCCGAGAAGAACAGCTGTTGGAATTGACAATCAAAGATTGAGTTTAATATTAGCAGTTTTAGAAAAGAAGCTAAAAATGTTTTTCTATAATAAAGATGTATATGTTAATGTAGTAGGCGGACTTAATATAGATGGAACATCTGCAGATTTAGGTTTAGCATTAGCATTAATATCTAGTGCGAAATCTAAAGAATTTAAATTAGATAAAGCATTGATGGTAGGAGAAGTTGGGTTAACTGGAGAAATAAGACCAATATCATCAGCTGAACGATTAGTAAAAGAAGCTGAAAAACTTGGATTTAAGAATGTAATAATTCCTGAAAGAAATTTAGATAAAATAAAAACAAAGAATATAAAAGTAATAGGTATCAGACATTTAATGGAAGTAATAAATAAGATATTTTGATAAGAACAGGTGAGTGTATGAGATTAGAAAAGGGAATGAAAATAAAAGATACTTTAAAAATTATGTGCCCAGGCACTCAACTACGAGAAGGGCTTGAAAATATCCTTAGAGCTAAAACAGGAGGACTAATTGTAATTGGAGATAATAAAGAAGTCATGGATACAGTAGATGGCGGATTTAATCTTAATTCTGATTATAGTCCATCGTATGTTTATGAATTAGCTAAAATGGATGGCGCAATAGTAATTAGTGAAGATTTAAAAAAAATTGTATGTGCTAATGCTCAACTTATACCAGATCCTTCAATTATAACACATGAAACTGGTACTAGGCATAGAACTGCACACAGAATAGCTAAGCAAACTAATAACATAGTAATTGCTATATCTCAAAGAAGAAATATAATAACTGTATATAAAGGTGATATAAAATATGTTTTAAGAGATAGTAGCGTAATTTTGGCTAGAGCAAATCAAGCTATTCAAACATTAGAGAAGTATGTGTCTGTGTTGGAAAGAGTAATTAACAACTTAAATCTTTTAGAGTTTCAAGATTTGACAACTTTATTTGATGTTGTTACTGCAATTCAAAGAACTGAAATGGTAATGAGAATAGTAGAAGAAATAAACATGTATATCCTAGAATTGGGAAATGAAGGAAGACTTATATCCATGCAGTTAAATGAGCTTGTTAAGCATATAGAGAGAGATGGAATATTATTAATTAGAGATTATTGCAAAGATGAAGATGGACATAATGAAGTATATGAACAAATACAAAAATTAAGTGCAACTGAACTTTTAGATCTAGATGCAATTGCAAGAGTTTTAGGTCATGCTGGGGAGCCCCTTGTAGATACGCTTATATCAGCTAAAGGATATAGAATATTAGGTAAGGTTCCTAGAATACCATCTACTGTAATAGAAAACTTAATTAAAGAATTTAAAGAATTAAACAATGTTATAGAAGCAGATATTGATGAACTTGATATTGTTGAGGGAATTGGTGAAGCAAGAGCAAAGGCAATTAAAGATGGGTTAAAAAGAATAAGAGAACAAATTCTTTTAAATAAAAAGATATAAAAGTAGAAAATCGGTATTACCACAAAAGGTAAACCGATTTTTTATTATCTAAAAGCAAATTTTCCAAGTGTATTTATTTTGTCGTGCTCTTTAAGCAGAACATCATATAAATTTATATCTAGATTATTGCACAAAGAAGTAAGATAAAAAAGATTATTACCAATCTCTTTTTCTATGATTTCACGACAATTTTCACAAAGTTCACCACTTAAGTGAGATTCTAAGTAGGTAGATAAGTCGTCAACAGATTTATCTTCATTTAATGAATTTTGTTTAGAAGCATTAATATTTATGCATCCGCAATTTGTAACAGATTTTGCAACTGCCCTATTAACTCTAGAACTAGATTCACTATATTTAGTAAGTATATCTAAGATACTTTTATGTCTTAACAAAGAATCATTTACAGAGTTTTGAAAATCATCAAATATTATATCTTTCATACGCCTCAACTCCTTGAGATAATTTAATTTTACTTTAAGTAATTATAAATACTTTCAGACTATTTTACTAATATGGGATTAAGATTTGGAATACATGTATATAATACAGAAGAATTATATTAATTGATAGGGGGAGATTTAGATAAACTTAATAAATTATTCATTTTAGATATATATATAGTGTGATATAATTAATAACAGTTAATATATAGAAATGAATTAGTATGTATTATTGTGACAATTTAGGAAGGGGTGAGATATTTGTTAAAAAAGATTATAAGAGGAATTTTTTCGGCCATAGGTTTATTAGTTGGTTATATTATAGCAAAATCTTTGTTAGATATACCGAATATTAAGGAAATGAAATATTTATCTACATTAACAGGTTCCATAGCATTTATAACCATTATATCGTTATTATTTGGAATTATATTATATATTGTATCTCCAATTATATATAAAGCTATTTTTAATTTGGTTGAATATATAGAAAAGAATATTCAAAAGCTTACATTAATTGAAATTATTTGTGGAGTATTAGGAGCTATTATAGCTTTAATATTAATGAGTTTTATTGCAAAACCAATAAATGGAATAGATGATAAATTTGGACCTATGTTATTTATATTTTTAAATATAATATCAGCGATAATAGGTGCAGATATATTAGTTAAGAAAAAAGATGACATAATAGCATTACTTTCTAATATAAAGAAGAATACAGGTAAAGAAAAGAAATCAAAAGGTAGTAATGTAAAAGGTGTAGCAAAAGTGCTAGATACATCGGTTATAATTGATGGTAGGATATTTGATATTTGTGAAACAGGGTTTATAGAAGGTCCTTTAGTAATTCCTAACTTTGTCTTAGATGAATTAAGACATATATCAGATTCTTCGGATTCTTTAAAGAGAAATAGGGGCAGAAGAGGATTAGATATATTAAATAGAATACAAAAAGAACTTTCAATTGAAACACAAATTTGGGAAGGCGATTTTCCCAAAATAAGTGAAGTAGATAGTAAATTATTAAAACTTGCTCAAACATTAAACGGAAAAGTAATAACTAACGATTATAATTTAAATAAAGTTGCGGAATTTCAAGGAGTGCCTGTGTTAAATATAAATGAATTATCAAATGCGATAAAGTCAGTAGTTTTACCAGGTGAGGAAATGCATGTAGATATGATTAAAGATGGTAAAGAATCAACCCAAGGAGTAGGATATTTAGATGATGGCACTATGATAGTTGTAGAGGGTGGTAAAAAATACATCGGTCAAACAATTACTGTTATAGTTACATCAGTTTTACAAACTGCGGCTGGAAGAATGATATTTGCCAAACCAAAAGATAATTAAGAAAAGGAGCTTTTCTATATGGTTAGTGCAATAGTAGTAGCTGGTGGAAAAGGTAAAAGAATGGGCACTGTTCAAAGTAAGCAATATCTTAGTTTGAATGGTAAGCCCATTCTTTATTACACCATTAAAAGTTTTTTAGATTGTAAATTAGTAGATAATATTATATTGGTAGTGCCATCTCACGAAATAGATTACTGTGAGAAGGAAATATTAGAAAAAAATTATTTGAAAGTTAATAAAATTGTTGCTGGAGGCGATGAACGTTACGATTCTGTATATAATGGATTGATTGAAGCAAAAGGATCGGATATTGTACTAATTCATGATGGAGTACGACCTTTTGTATCAAAGGAAACAATAGAAAATGCTATAAAATATTCAGAAGAATATGGTGCAGCAGCACCAGGGGTTATGCCCAAAGATACAATTAAAATAATAGATGATAATAGGTTTTCTATTGATACACCTAATAGAAGCCATTTAATATCAGTTCAAACACCTCAAGCATTTAAATTTGATTTAATATATGACTGTCATAAAAAAATAAAAAATGAAAATGTTAATATTACAGACGATACTATGGTAGTTGAATATTTTGGGAATAAGGTTTATATATATCCGGGAGAGTATACAAACATAAAAATTACTACTCTAGAAGATCTTATTATTGGTGAATATTTAGTAAATAGATAGCCTACAGATAAGATATTGACAGTCAAATTACAAAAAGTTATAATGAATTAAGTTAATTGTAAAATCATATAAAAGCTTTGATGAAGAATAGTAGAAATCGCCTTTAAGAGAGAAAATCCTTGGCTGTAAGATTTTCATTAGATTTTGAACCAGCTTCGGAGTAATAGGTAAAAACTATCGGTTTAATACCGTTATCATTATTAGAGAACAAATTTAGGTGGTACCGCGATTATAAGTTCGCCCTAAGATATAGGGTGGACTTTTTTTATTATTTTTAAAACCACTTTAATATAAAAAATATATATTTGGAGGAATTTTAACTATGAAAATGTCTAACATGTTAATATCTACACTAAGAGAAGTTCCAGCAGAAGCAGAAATTGATAGCCATAAGCTTATGCTTAGATCAGGAATGATAAGAAAAATGGCATCAGGAATATATAATTATATGCCATTAGGACTTAAAGCTTTAAAAAAGGTTGAAGATATAATTAGAGAAGAAATGAATGAAGCAGGAGCTCAAGAATTTTTAGCTTCAGCTATGATTCCAGCAGAATTATGGCAATCATCAGGCCGATGGGATGCTTATGGAGCTGAAATGTTTAGGGTAAAAGATAGAAATGAAAGAGATTTCTGTTTAGGACCTACACATGAAGAAGTGTTTACTGATATAGCTAAAAATGAAATTAAATCTTATAAGCAATTACCTGTGAATTTATATCAAATTCAAACAAAATATAGAGATGAACGTAGACCTAGATTTGGAGTTATGAGATCAAGAGAATTTGTTATGAAAGATGCATATAGTTTTGATAAGGATCAACAAGGATTAGATCTTTCATATAATAAAATGTATGAAGCATATGTTAAAATTTTTAATAGATGTGGATTAGATGCAAAATGTGTTGAAGCAGATTCAGGAGCTATAGGAGGATCAAATTCAGCAGAATTTATGGTTAAATCAGAAGTTGGAGAAGACGATATTGTTTTCTGTACTGAATGTAATTATGCAGCTAACATTGAAAAAGCAACTGCTAGATTAGAAGAAGCTGAAAAAGAAGAATTAATGGAAGTTGAAAAAGTATCTACTCCAGATAGTAGAGGAATAGACGAAGTATCAGAATTTTTAAATATATCTTCTAAAAAGACAGTTAAAACTTTATTATATAATGTTGATGGAAAAATAGTTGCTGTATTTGTAAGGGGTGACAGAGAAGTTAATGAAGTTAAAGTAGCTAATGCTTCAAATGCTTCAGGAGATATAGAAATGGCATCTCATGAAGAGTATATGAATGCAACAGGTTGTGGAATTGGATTTGCTGGACCAATAGGGATAAAAGCTGATTTAATATTAGTAGATAAAGAAGTTAAGAACATGTGTAACTTTGTAACAGGAGCAAATGAAACTGGATATCATATTAAAAATGTAAATTATGGACGTGATTTTGAAGGCACAATTGGTGACTATAGAAATGTAGTAGAAGGAGAAGCATGCCCAACATGTGGAGGAAAACTTACCATTTCTAGAGGAACAGAAGTTGGCCATATCTTTAAATTAGGAACTAAGTATTCAGAAGCAATGGATGCTAAATTTATAGCTGAAAATGGAAAAGAAGCTCCATTTATAATGGGCTGCTATGGAATTGGTGTTACAAGAACTATGGCATCTATAATTGAACAACATAATGATGAAAATGGCATAGTATGGCCTTTAGCCGTTGCTCCATACCACGTTTCAGTAATTGCTGTAAATGTTAAAGATGAAGAACAAGTGAAAATAGCTACTAAACTTTATGAAGATTTAAAATCTATGGGTGTTGAAGCATTATTAGATGATAGAAATGAAAGAGCAGGAGTTAAATTTAAAGATTCAGAAATAATGGGAATTCCTATGA contains:
- a CDS encoding protein arginine kinase encodes the protein MKNWINEECNKEDIVINSNISLSRNLKEKPFSNKLNEIEARENVGFIYQIVKSELKDESCIYQLWNEDKELINSYLDKQLISKELIKNKDKTAFVLNSEETLSIMINEDDHLKLRCITAGFDLETAFDNITKLDDKIEKRVHYAFDENLGYLTTSPTNLGTGMRASVNIHLPALNFNDEISNFSKGLTQIGMDMKGLYEEGNKAYGNMYKISNQVTLGLTEEEIIDNLKGAVLNVISEEKKFREVLLTKCKYDIEDKVFRAYGILTSAILLSEKECTELLSSVRFGVELSLLDISKNKLNKLLVYTRDSSLQNYLKRKLSNKELNYERAKFVRAILAQN
- a CDS encoding ATP-dependent Clp protease ATP-binding subunit gives rise to the protein MDFNKFTERTQSIILEAQIESQEFKHGYVGTEHLLLGLVKEKGQQSNILNEFGIDAEIVRDMISRYLGYGELQMPEDDILLTPRAKKLLDESFMEAKKFSHKNVSPEHILMALLNQEEGMAYTILKNLKLNFKEIKDKLFIFLNGQYSDENEEIKSPRSEKTKTPMLDKYGRDLTQFARDGGLDPVIGRDLENQRVLEILCRRIKNNPCLIGEPGVGKTAVIEGLAQRIVEGNIPEILRDKRIVSLDLTALLAGAKYRGEFEDRLKKVMLEIEKDKSIIIFIDEIHTIIGAGAAEGAIDASNILKPALSRGEIQCIGATTINEYRKHIEKDSALERRFQPVNVGEPSKDETLIILRGLREKYEEHHNVNITDKALEAAVELSDRYITDRFMPDKAIDLIDEACAKVRIKNLIPPANLKSMEDEIKETTKEKEECIRVQDFEKAANMRDIENDLKEELEALRKEWSDKNSNKQLNVDEEDIAEVVSSWTKIPAKKLTEKESEKLLKLENILQKRVIGQTEAVESIAKAVRRARVGIKDPNRPIGTFIFLGPTGVGKTELSKALAETMFGDENSIIRIDMSEYMESNSVSKLIGSPPGYVGYDDGGQLTEAVRRKPYSVVLLDEIEKAHQDVFNILLQIMEDGRLTDSHGKVVNFKNTIVIMTSNVGAHQIKKQKTIGFNTSIDENSEYEKMKDNVLEELKRSFKPEFLNRIDDTIVFHKLKEDDLLDIVDLMLKSITKRLENKDIHLNFEKDSKKFLINKRIDLNYGARPLRRIITKEVEDKLSEEILLGNIKIGDRIKVNESKDNLVFTKLD
- a CDS encoding NAD(P)/FAD-dependent oxidoreductase; this encodes MAKEEKSIDLIVIGAGPAGLAAAIYGGRAKLDMIVLEERIIGGQVRNSYTIENYPGFEKISGADLADIFQKQVESLGVTIDEFDLIENLVLSDDEKIVETESYIYKPKAIIIATGASPKKLPVPEETKYEGKGVHYCAVCDGAMYEGKRIGVVGGGNSALEEAIFLTKFAEKVFVIRRHDYFNGEKSLIEEVLNHPKIEVLFNEDLVHLSGENFLEEVTVKNKNTGKLSELKLDAVFGYIGTEPKTNGLDKYLKLNDYGYIITNEDMETKINGVYAVGDVREKKYRQITTAVSDGTIALLNAEKYIVQKEK
- a CDS encoding glutaredoxin domain-containing protein gives rise to the protein MIKIYSTSWCPACIKAKRYFDLKGLKYEEINVADKHEDREEVFKASGQRSVPVIDISGNIIVGFDKKRIDDYVNR
- a CDS encoding glutaredoxin family protein — encoded protein: MVKVYTTDSCPWCVKVKNYLKSKSVDFEELNVQEDMIAREDMVKKSKQMGVPVLDINNTIIIGFDKPSIDEALNK
- the radA gene encoding DNA repair protein RadA, translating into MAKIKSTYICQQCGYEAPKWLGKCPSCNNWNTFNEEIKDDSKVVTSLKANNIVQNNQPKNIRDIKSGEKERYDTGIKELNRVLGGGLVRGSLTLISGDPGIGKSTLLLQTANNIAVKYGKVLYVSGEESEEQIKIRGDRLGVNSENLFIISETNLDAISIYIEQINPNFVIIDSIQTVFKESVSSAPGSVSQVKECSNTIMRMCKGKNIPFFLVAHVTKQGELAGPRVLEHMVDTVLYFEGERTEEYRILRTMKNRFGTTSEIGVFEMQQEGLVEVFDPSKIFLEDTSANQEGSVVVGIMEGTRPILIEIQALVSETKAPMPRRTAVGIDNQRLSLILAVLEKKLKMFFYNKDVYVNVVGGLNIDGTSADLGLALALISSAKSKEFKLDKALMVGEVGLTGEIRPISSAERLVKEAEKLGFKNVIIPERNLDKIKTKNIKVIGIRHLMEVINKIF
- the disA gene encoding DNA integrity scanning diadenylate cyclase DisA, translating into MRLEKGMKIKDTLKIMCPGTQLREGLENILRAKTGGLIVIGDNKEVMDTVDGGFNLNSDYSPSYVYELAKMDGAIVISEDLKKIVCANAQLIPDPSIITHETGTRHRTAHRIAKQTNNIVIAISQRRNIITVYKGDIKYVLRDSSVILARANQAIQTLEKYVSVLERVINNLNLLEFQDLTTLFDVVTAIQRTEMVMRIVEEINMYILELGNEGRLISMQLNELVKHIERDGILLIRDYCKDEDGHNEVYEQIQKLSATELLDLDAIARVLGHAGEPLVDTLISAKGYRILGKVPRIPSTVIENLIKEFKELNNVIEADIDELDIVEGIGEARAKAIKDGLKRIREQILLNKKI
- a CDS encoding PIN/TRAM domain-containing protein — encoded protein: MLKKIIRGIFSAIGLLVGYIIAKSLLDIPNIKEMKYLSTLTGSIAFITIISLLFGIILYIVSPIIYKAIFNLVEYIEKNIQKLTLIEIICGVLGAIIALILMSFIAKPINGIDDKFGPMLFIFLNIISAIIGADILVKKKDDIIALLSNIKKNTGKEKKSKGSNVKGVAKVLDTSVIIDGRIFDICETGFIEGPLVIPNFVLDELRHISDSSDSLKRNRGRRGLDILNRIQKELSIETQIWEGDFPKISEVDSKLLKLAQTLNGKVITNDYNLNKVAEFQGVPVLNINELSNAIKSVVLPGEEMHVDMIKDGKESTQGVGYLDDGTMIVVEGGKKYIGQTITVIVTSVLQTAAGRMIFAKPKDN
- the ispD gene encoding 2-C-methyl-D-erythritol 4-phosphate cytidylyltransferase, which produces MVSAIVVAGGKGKRMGTVQSKQYLSLNGKPILYYTIKSFLDCKLVDNIILVVPSHEIDYCEKEILEKNYLKVNKIVAGGDERYDSVYNGLIEAKGSDIVLIHDGVRPFVSKETIENAIKYSEEYGAAAPGVMPKDTIKIIDDNRFSIDTPNRSHLISVQTPQAFKFDLIYDCHKKIKNENVNITDDTMVVEYFGNKVYIYPGEYTNIKITTLEDLIIGEYLVNR